GTCGTTCTCGGTCGTCGGCGGTCCTCAACGTACAAACAGCGTACGCCTCCGGCCGCCTCCTCCCTCGGGCCTCGTGATGCTCGTCATTTGGCCCGGCACCCGAGGTGTTGCGTGAACGATATTTGTTGTTCGTTGGAATCACATTAGGCCAGGACGGGGGCGCATGGACGAGCGGGAGCAGGCAGCGGAGGAGCAGACCAGGGTGGCGGGGATCAGCGTTCCCCGCAAGAAGTCGGCGACGCGGGAGTGGGTCGAGGCCATCCTGGTGGCGGTGGTCCTGGCTATCTTCATCCGGACCTTCGTGGTCCAGGCGTTTAAAATTCCTTCGGGGTCCATGCTGGAGACCCTGCAGATCGGGGATCACCTGCTGGTCAACAAGATGACCCGCGGGACCATTGTGGAAATCCCCCTGACCCGGATCACCCTCTTCCACGTCCCGCGCCTCCGGGAGCCGCAGCGGGGGGAGATCCTGGTCTTCCAGTTCCCGCGCGACCCCAGCCGGGACTTCATCAAGCGGGTCATCGGGCTGCCGGGAGAGATCCTGGCCGTCCGGGACAAGCGGGTCTACATCGACGGGAAGCTGCTCGAGGAGCCCTACGTCATCTACCGGGGCGGCGCGCCCGCCGCCACTCCGGCGCCGCCGACCCTCCGGATGGCCGCGAACCCGGTTGAGGCTTGCGGTACCGGCGAGGGGCGCTACATGCGGGAGCGGGACGAATACGGGCCCTGCCTCGTCCCGGAGGGCCACCTCTTCATGATGGGGGACAACCGGGACCAGAGCGAGGACAGCCGGGCCTGGGGCCCCCTCCCGGTGGAGCTCATCCGGGGGAAGGCCTTTCTGATCTACTGGTCCTGGGACCGGGAGCGGTTCCTGCCGCGCTGGAGCCGGATCGGGAAGCTGGTGCGATGAGACCGCTGGCCCTCTACCTGCACATCCCCTACTGCCTCTCCCGCTGCCACTACTGCGACTTCAATACCTACGTCCTCGACGGCCCCCAGTCCCGGGAGTACGTGCGGGCCCTCGCCGCCGAGATCCGCCACCAGGGGCGGGCGCTCGAGGAGCCGCGGCGGGTCGAGACCGTTTTCTTCGGGGGCGGCACCCCGTCCCTCCTGCCCGCGGGGGAGCTCAGCGGCCTGCTCGAGGCCTGCCGGGCCGCGTTCTCGGTCGCCCCGGGGGCGGAGATCACGCTCGAGGCGAACCCCGAAACGGTGACGGCGGAGGCGTTCACGCTCCTCCGCCGGGCCGGGTTCAACCGGGTCAGCCTCGGCGTCCAGGCGCTCCATGCGGGGCTCCTCCACGTCCTGGGCCGGACCCATACCGCCGGGCGGGCCACCGAGGCCTTCGCCGCCGTCCGGGCCGCGGGCTTCCGCAACGTGAATCTGGACGTGATGTTCGGCCTGCCGGGCCAGTCGCTCCGGGACTGGCGTGAGACCCTGGAGGGGATCGTGCACCTTGCCCCGGAGCACCTCTCCACCTACGGGCTGACCATCGAGGAGGGGACCCTCTTCGGTCGGCTGCACCGGCAGGGCGCGCTCCGGCTCCCGCCGGAGGGGGCGCACCTGGCCATGTACCGGGAGGCACTCCGGTCCCTGCCGGCGGCCGGCTACCGCCGCTATGAACTCTCCAACTTCGCCCGCCCGGGCTTCGAGTGCCGGCACAACCTCACCTACTGGCGCCAGGGGGAGTACGTGGGGCTCGGAGCCGGAGCCCACGGTTACCTCGGCGGCGTCCGCTATAGCAACGAGCGTCTCCCGGCGGCCTACATCGCTGCCGTGACGCGGCAGGGCAGCGCCGTTGCCACGCGGGAACACCCCTCGCCGCTCGAGCAGGCGGAGGAGGCGCTCATGCTGGGCCTCCGGCTGGCGGAGGGCTTCGACCTCGCCGCCTTTGCGGCGCGGTTCGGCCTCCCCGACCCCCCCGTTGACCCGGCGGCCCTGAGCCGGCTTGAGGGGATGGGACTCATCGAGACAGGGGGAGGCTTGCTCCGGCTGACCGAGGCGGGTCTCGCCGTCTCGGATACTGTTGTTGGGGACTTAGCCGTTTCCCTCACCAGTCCGGCGGGGATTTGCGCTTGACAATCAGGGCCGATTTCTCTACATTTTTTGCCGGATTAGCACTCTCTTCTTGAGAGTGCTAAACATGTGAGAGCCAAGCCGATGGTACAAGAGCAGGGGCCCCTCACGGAGCGGCAGAAGGCGATCCTGCGGGCCGTCATCCATGATTACATCCACTCTGCGGAGCCGGTCGGCTCCCGCAGTGTCTCCCGGCGCTACGCGTTCCAGCTCGGCCCGGCCAGCATCCGGAACATCATGGCCGACCTCGAGGAGCTCGGGTACCTTGCCCAGCCCCACACCTCAGCCGGGCGCATCCCCACCGACCAGGGATACCGCTTCTACGTGGACACCCTGATGGATCCGGCCCGCCTCACCCCCGAGGAGGAGGGGCTCATCGCGGCCCGCTTCACCCCGGCCCTGGGTCAGGTGGAGGGGCTCATGCGGGAGACCAGCCAGGTCCTGGGGACCCTCTCCCGCTGCGCGGGGATCGCCATCGCCCCGCGCTTCGATCAGCTCCAGGTCAAGCGCCTGGAGTTCGTGAACCTCGCGGCCGACCGGGTCCTCCTCATCCTGGCGGCGACCTCGGGGGTGGTCCACCACAAGGTGGTCGCGGTGGATGAGCCGCTCTCCCAGGATGAGCTGAACCGGATCGCCCGATACCTGAACGAGCTCCTCCACGGCCTGACGCTGCGGGAGGTCCGGCAGGTGCTGGTGGCCAAGATGGCCGAGGAGAAAGCCCTCTACGACCAGCTCCTCCGCCGGGCGCTCCAGTTGGGGCGGAAGACGGTGGAGGGAGAGCCGCTGGCCGACATCTACATTGGCGGGACCACCCACATCATGGAGCAGCCGGAGTTCGCCGATGCCGAGAAGATGCGGGCCATCTTCGCCGCCTTCGAGGAGAAGTCCCGCCTCGTGCGGGTCCTGGACCGCTGTCTGACCGATGCGGGCCTCACCGTGATCATCGGGCGGGAGCTCGGGGAGGTGGGGCTGCAGGAGTTCAGCGTGGTGGCCTCTCCCTACTTTCAGCGGGGGGCCCCGGTCGGCGCCCTGGCGGTCGTGGGCCCGACCCGGATGCCGTACGAGAAGGTCGTCTCGCTGGTGGACTACACCGCCCGCCTGGTGAGCCGCCTGCTGACGGACGAAGCCTCCTGATGGGTGGGGGCCCCGCGAGGTACCGCCGGGGCCCCTTTCATTTCCCCCCTCACCTTAATCCTCTCCCCCGAGGGGGGAGAGGGGAGGGAGAGGGGGCAATTGATCGAGTGGGTACGCAGGAGGTAGTGGGGATGCCACAGCCGTAACACCCTGAAGTCGAGGCGAGCGGGCCCGAGGCCTCGGCCCGCCCGGCGCCGGATGCGCCCGCGGAACCGGCTGCCTCGGAGGTCGCCCGCCTCAACGACCGCCTCCTCCGCCTGGCGGCGGAGTTCGACAATTACAAGAAGCGGGTGGCTCGCGACCGAGCCGAGCTGATCCGGGTCGCGAACGAGGAGCTCCTCTTGGAGCTGCTCCCGGTCCTGGACAACCTGGAGCGGGCGCTCGCCGCCGCGCGGAAAACC
This DNA window, taken from Candidatus Methylomirabilis sp., encodes the following:
- the lepB gene encoding signal peptidase I codes for the protein MDEREQAAEEQTRVAGISVPRKKSATREWVEAILVAVVLAIFIRTFVVQAFKIPSGSMLETLQIGDHLLVNKMTRGTIVEIPLTRITLFHVPRLREPQRGEILVFQFPRDPSRDFIKRVIGLPGEILAVRDKRVYIDGKLLEEPYVIYRGGAPAATPAPPTLRMAANPVEACGTGEGRYMRERDEYGPCLVPEGHLFMMGDNRDQSEDSRAWGPLPVELIRGKAFLIYWSWDRERFLPRWSRIGKLVR
- the hemW gene encoding radical SAM family heme chaperone HemW; the encoded protein is MRPLALYLHIPYCLSRCHYCDFNTYVLDGPQSREYVRALAAEIRHQGRALEEPRRVETVFFGGGTPSLLPAGELSGLLEACRAAFSVAPGAEITLEANPETVTAEAFTLLRRAGFNRVSLGVQALHAGLLHVLGRTHTAGRATEAFAAVRAAGFRNVNLDVMFGLPGQSLRDWRETLEGIVHLAPEHLSTYGLTIEEGTLFGRLHRQGALRLPPEGAHLAMYREALRSLPAAGYRRYELSNFARPGFECRHNLTYWRQGEYVGLGAGAHGYLGGVRYSNERLPAAYIAAVTRQGSAVATREHPSPLEQAEEALMLGLRLAEGFDLAAFAARFGLPDPPVDPAALSRLEGMGLIETGGGLLRLTEAGLAVSDTVVGDLAVSLTSPAGICA
- the hrcA gene encoding heat-inducible transcriptional repressor HrcA; amino-acid sequence: MVQEQGPLTERQKAILRAVIHDYIHSAEPVGSRSVSRRYAFQLGPASIRNIMADLEELGYLAQPHTSAGRIPTDQGYRFYVDTLMDPARLTPEEEGLIAARFTPALGQVEGLMRETSQVLGTLSRCAGIAIAPRFDQLQVKRLEFVNLAADRVLLILAATSGVVHHKVVAVDEPLSQDELNRIARYLNELLHGLTLREVRQVLVAKMAEEKALYDQLLRRALQLGRKTVEGEPLADIYIGGTTHIMEQPEFADAEKMRAIFAAFEEKSRLVRVLDRCLTDAGLTVIIGRELGEVGLQEFSVVASPYFQRGAPVGALAVVGPTRMPYEKVVSLVDYTARLVSRLLTDEAS